The DNA window TTGCCGAAGTTACGTCCGTTTTTCAGCATGTCATCGTTGAGAACGAAGCCCTTGACCATGAATTCCCGCAACGTTTGCGTAGCCCAGATGCGGAAATGCGTCGCCTTGACGGAATTGACACGATAGCCAGCGGCGATGACCGCATCCAGGTTGTAGAACTCAACCTCGCGGGTAATTTGGCGATCTCCTTCAGCTTGAACTATTTCCATTTTGGAAACAGTTGCCTCACGCACCAATTCCCCACTGGCATAGATATTCTTCAGGTGCTTGTTGATTGCCGGTATCCGCACGCCAAAAAGGTCGGCGATGGAACGCTGTGTGAGCCAGAAATTGTCGGCCTCAAAGAACACATCCACGGTCACCTTGCCATCGGCGGTCGTGTAGAGGATGACACGGCTGCTTTGCCCAGAAGGCACGATCTTGTCGCTCATCACAGACTCTCGACGTGCTCAAGCCCTGCCTGCTGCAGGATGGCAGCGAGGTTGGTCTTGGCCACATCGTCCACGAAGCCGCTGTCACGGAACACACACGTTGTGTCGCCAGCAGGCGCAAGCTCCTTGTGCCATGCAACGATACCCTGGGCAAGGGGCTCTGCCTCATCACGCGATATGCCAGGAGCTAGACACACGATCAGCGTCCCTGCACCCACGGAGTGTACTGTCTTGCCGGCAATGACCCGGGTCTCCATCGGAACGCACAGGTCCAGGCCGCGCTTGAGAAGCAGCTCATACAGGATGTCATTCTCAGTACGATCAGTCTTGAGGTGTTCCACCGAATCCAGTAATGAATCGGTCACGTTGTCGGGATTGGGATCCCACTCACGAATGTTGGTGGAAGCCAGCTTGAAGACACGGAAACCGAGATCTCCCGCGAACAACGGGTTCTCTTCTTTGATCTTCTTCGCAGCTCGGCGGAGGCGTTCTTTGCACAGATCGGCGATGGTGTGCATTGTCCCAGGATCTTCGTCTTCGACTGGCTCCGGAAGTTGAATCAATACAGCCCTCCGGTTCCCGTTGTCAGTTGCGTTAAGGGCATAGACAGCGTGCCCGGTCGTACCGGAACCGGCGAATAGGTCTAGAACTACATCCCGCTGGTCGGCTCGCGTGAATATGTCCACCAGATACTGAAGGAGGAACACGGGCTTCGGATAGGAGAACTCCAGCCCCCATGCAGCGAGCATGCTGCTATTCTGCTTAGTTGTGCCCACATTGCGGATCACTGAGAGCACGTGTCCTTGGGCTTCGGAACGCTTCTTGTAGCCGTAGATTGCGCCGGTCGCAGTCACAGCGAACCAAGTCTCTTTGCCACTACTATCGCGGATTGGGACGCACCCGTTGTTGATGAACAGCTCTAGGAGATTCCGCGAACTCCATCCACTCGTCACACGAGCCTGCTGCGACAGCGTCCCCCCAGACACGACGATGCGGTCCAAGATGTGGGGCCATTGATCTGCGCGGACATTGATCACGCCCTCCTGAAATGCTGCAGGAAATCCGGCTGGGAGCACGACTGTCGACGGTGGATTGGCGGGGCCATTCTTCGTAATCGAGTTCTCGATCTCATCGTTGTAGAGCTTGCTTGTTTCCTCAATGTTCGGATCGATCACATTCGGAGAAGCAA is part of the Coprothermobacter sp. genome and encodes:
- a CDS encoding site-specific DNA-methyltransferase, with product MDRIGANDARAVSADVIAENIRQLKTLFPELVTEGADGAAVNEDVLKQLVGQTVVDEEEKYGLNWHGKRAARRLALTPSTGTLRPCPQESVDWDTTQNLMIEGDNLEVLKLLQKSYAGKVKLIYMDPPYNTGNDFVYPDDYRDSIQNYMELTGQLESGRRLSSNTESSGRFHTDWLNMMYPRLKLARTLLRDDGVLLVSLNDIEAPALRFMLSDVFGEENFLCQFVWNNEGNVDQQSKIKGVHEYIIGYVRRLEALASPNVIDPNIEETSKLYNDEIENSITKNGPANPPSTVVLPAGFPAAFQEGVINVRADQWPHILDRIVVSGGTLSQQARVTSGWSSRNLLELFINNGCVPIRDSSGKETWFAVTATGAIYGYKKRSEAQGHVLSVIRNVGTTKQNSSMLAAWGLEFSYPKPVFLLQYLVDIFTRADQRDVVLDLFAGSGTTGHAVYALNATDNGNRRAVLIQLPEPVEDEDPGTMHTIADLCKERLRRAAKKIKEENPLFAGDLGFRVFKLASTNIREWDPNPDNVTDSLLDSVEHLKTDRTENDILYELLLKRGLDLCVPMETRVIAGKTVHSVGAGTLIVCLAPGISRDEAEPLAQGIVAWHKELAPAGDTTCVFRDSGFVDDVAKTNLAAILQQAGLEHVESL